A stretch of the Papaver somniferum cultivar HN1 chromosome 6, ASM357369v1, whole genome shotgun sequence genome encodes the following:
- the LOC113290181 gene encoding extensin-like encodes MKFIFMVPKMDISIVCILLIISLFTSQYAEARISKVQMKEFQHLDSYRVPNIKSTNKIFKHFSHLGLMDPPLDLPNSKSYGISSPFSLPPFDSLPPTSLSETTPPDCEDSPYAAPPPPSASTPTPTTPIISAPLPPSPSAPYILTPIFPIQSPPQSPSENPYQSPPFNDQNPPESSPLTPSAPIFVPSPTQSPPSSDLFPPGSSPLTPSTPDYVPSPITYVPSPPEYVPSPPDNIPSPSVYIPGPPEYEQSPPSYVPSPSGGYVPSPDVGYPPSPDVGYTPSPFINVPSPTGYGITPGAPVFQPPVLFPPPTGPPSPYKGPQRALWCVAKPSVPDPIIEEAMNYACGSGADCGSIQPQGTCYHPETLLAHASFAFNSYWQRTKAAGGTCDFGGTAILITIDPSFNGCHFIAT; translated from the exons ATGAAGTTTATCTTCATGGTGCCAAAGATGGATATCAGTATCGTCTGCATTCTTCTTATTATCTCTCTTTTCACATCTCAATATGCAG AAGCAAGAATATCCAAGGTGCAAATGAAGGAGTTTCAACATCTGGATAGTTATAGAGTTCCAAACATCAAATCCACAAATAAAATTTTCAAACACTTTAGTCATTTGGGATTGATGGATCCACCGTTGGATCTTCCCAACTCAAAATCTTACGGTATCAGTTCTCCTTTTAGTTTACCTCCATTTGATTCCCTTCCACCAACATCTCTATCTGAAACTACCCCTCCAGACTGTGAAGATTCACCCTATGCCGCTCCGCCGCCACCTTCTGCATCCACACCAACACCTACTACTCCTATCATCAGTGCACCCCTTCCACCATCACCATCCGCACCTTATATTCTGACACCCATTTTCCCCATCCAAAGCCCACCACAAAGTCCATCCGAAAACCCATATCAAAGTCCCCCATTTAATGACCAAAACCCACCAGAAAGTTCGCCGTTAACGCCAAGTGCACCGATTTTCGTACCAAGTCCAACTCAAAGTCCACCATCTAGTGACCTATTCCCACCTGGAAGTTCGCCGCTTACACCAAGTACGCCGGATTATGTACCAAGTCCAATTACTTACGTTCCGTCTCCTCCAGAATATGTGCCTAGTCCACCGGACAATATACCGAGTCCAAGTGTATATATTCCCGGTCCACCTGAATATGAGCAGAGTCCACCATCATACGTACCCAGCCCATCTGGTGGATACGTACCGAGCCCAGATGTTGGTTATCCACCAAGCCCTGATGTTGGGTATACTCCAAGCCCATTTATAAATGTACCGAGTCCAACTGGTTACGGGATCACACCTGGTGCACCAGTTTTTCAGCCTCCAGTCTTGTTCCCGCCACCCACGGGACCACCATCTCCATACAAGGGTCCACAAAGAGCTCTTTGGTGTGTTGCTAAACCTTCGGTGCCTGATCCTATCATCGAAGAAGCCATGAATTATGCTTGCGGATCCGGAGCGGATTGTGGGTCAATTCAACCTCAAGGAACATGTTACCATCCAGAAACATTGTTGGCTCATGCTTCTTTTGCTTTCAATAGCTATTGGCAAAGAACAAAAGCTGCAGGTGGAACATGTGATTTTGGAGGAACGGCAATTCTTATTACCATCGATCCTA GTTTTAATGGATGTCATTTTATCGCCACGTAA
- the LOC113291850 gene encoding F-box only protein 6-like: MHVDAETISSSNPWEKLDDAMVERLFLLIPISEIFAHCQFVSKRWNSVIHSPTFSIVSKRPPWFIIFDVANSNCLVYDMEVSDYRRPCFIDNFRIPTELGGKLGHPFASSGGLVCFFGPSEIENLIVCNPFRGLVRSLPKFCVTKKEYVRGIAIHALGSNYKVFIVHGIWPDLGMNFFSSEDKEGNWIQLPLNNLKQVYESMSLLQREVLNDDNDLVQFKGVTSLGKEGQILVYFIILKGIILCFDTLKYTICKYPRLLGREFVAIDMAVCCGKVYLVVLMEPLVGISTSTSHVEIPRRTLRIWEFADESREWKHTSAMPSNMCQEYDIEAHLICAGHDDYIMVCINSTHDNIFHQILLYNIKKNTWSELVPDFDDDNLRIVWGYCFKPDIDAKV; this comes from the coding sequence ATGCATGTTGATGCAGAAACTATCTCCTCGTCTAATCCCTGGGAGAAATTAGATGATGCAATGGTAGAAAGACTATTTTTACTGATTCCCATATCTGAAATCTTTGCTCATTGTCAGTTTGTTAGTAAGAGATGGAATTCAGTAATTCATTCTCCAACCTTTTCGATCGTCTCGAAACGGCCACCATGGTTTATAATATTTGATGTAGCAAATAGCAATTGCCTTGTTTACGATATGGAAGTTTCTGATTATCGCCGACCATGTTTCATTGATAATTTTCGGATACCTACTGAACTTGGTGGAAAACTAGGCCATCCATTTGCTTCATCTGGTGGATTAGTATGTTTTTTTGGTCCAAGTGAAATTGAAAACTTGATTGTTTGCAATCCATTTCGTGGGTTAGTTAGAAGCTTACCTAAATTTTGTGTGACTAAAAAAGAATATGTTAGAGGAATCGCAATTCATGCACTAGGCTCTAATTACAAGGTTTTTATAGTTCATGGCATATGGCCAGATTTGGGTATGAACTTTTTTTCATCAGAAGATAAGGAAGGTAACTGGATTCAATTACCGTTAAATAACCTAAAACAAGTATATGAATCGATGTCATTATTACAAAGAGAAGTTCTTAATGATGATAATGATCTTGTACAGTTCAAAGGTGTGACTAGTTTGGGTAAAGAAGGACAAATTTTGGTTTATTTCATCATCTTAAAGGGAATCATACTTTGTTTTGATACCCTAAAATATACAATTTGTAAGTACCCAAGATTACTAGGACGAGAATTTGTAGCAATAGACATGGCTGTATGTTGTGGGAAAGTTTATCTTGTGGTACTTATGGAACCATTAGTTGGCATATCTACGTCAACTTCTCATGTTGAAATTCCAAGAAGAACATTACGCATCTGGGAATTCGCCGATGAGTCAAGAGAATGGAAGCATACTTCAGCAATGCCATCAAACATGTGTCAAGAGTACGACATTGAAGCTCATCTCATTTGTGCTGGTCATGACGATTATATAATGGTTTGTATCAACTCCACACATGATAATATCTTCCACCAAATATTGTTATATAACATCAAGAAGAATACTTGGTCTGAGCTTGTACCtgattttgacgatgataacTTGAGAATAGTTTGGGGTTATTGTTTCAAGCCAGATATTGATGCTAAAGTATAG